One window of Thermoanaerobaculia bacterium genomic DNA carries:
- a CDS encoding aminotransferase class I/II-fold pyridoxal phosphate-dependent enzyme gives ALACLRDSGLVAERRRVMNGTRRWLCAELDRQRRRYIPSEANFLMIDVGGDVAPVIAAFRERGIHVGRRFPSMATWMRISVGKPEEMRAFAEALGEILPPGRRAA, from the coding sequence GCGCTCGCGTGCCTTCGCGATTCCGGCCTCGTTGCCGAGCGTCGCCGCGTGATGAACGGGACGCGCCGCTGGCTCTGCGCGGAGCTCGACCGGCAGCGACGGCGCTACATTCCCTCCGAAGCGAACTTCCTGATGATCGACGTCGGGGGCGACGTCGCGCCGGTCATCGCGGCATTCCGCGAGCGCGGGATCCACGTGGGACGCCGGTTCCCGTCGATGGCGACGTGGATGCGGATATCCGTCGGGAAGCCGGAGGAGATGCGCGCGTTCGCGGAGGCGCTCGGCGAGATCCTTCCACCGGGCCGCCGAGCCGCCTGA
- a CDS encoding Hsp20/alpha crystallin family protein yields MELMRMETPIRGLDKLSETLNRFLANPWSTFDRTPLEEALTVADWSPVVDIEENEKGYTIKAEIPEVKKENVHLTVEEGTLTIRGERFKEKEEKGRKFHRTERSYGTFLRSFTLPVDADDKKIEAKFEEGMLSVFLPKSEAAKPKAIEIKVK; encoded by the coding sequence ATGGAACTCATGCGGATGGAGACCCCGATCCGAGGCCTCGACAAACTGTCCGAGACCTTGAATCGTTTCCTCGCGAATCCGTGGTCGACGTTCGACCGCACTCCTCTCGAGGAGGCCCTCACCGTCGCCGACTGGTCGCCGGTCGTCGACATCGAGGAGAACGAGAAGGGATACACGATCAAGGCCGAGATCCCCGAAGTGAAGAAGGAGAACGTCCATCTCACGGTCGAGGAAGGCACGCTGACGATCCGCGGCGAGCGGTTCAAGGAAAAGGAAGAGAAAGGGAGGAAGTTCCATCGGACGGAACGCTCCTACGGGACGTTCCTCCGGAGCTTCACGCTCCCGGTCGACGCCGACGACAAGAAGATCGAGGCGAAGTTCGAGGAAGGAATGCTGAGCGTGTTCCTGCCGAAGAGCGAAGCCGCGAAGCCGAAGGCGATCGAGATCAAGGTCAAGTAG
- a CDS encoding glycosyltransferase family 39 protein: MAPRPAAIRSGFRADLATAALALLILLPGASRPFWNRDEADYAAVARAMARGGSLAAPALFGKSFAEKPPLVFWLTAGSFRLFGESEAAGRLPHLVLAALAVALVRRLAARTGAPDRGGAAAAVFATSLLWIVYARLLLTEAALLFFDLAAIHALLSLSRRFRPAALAGAAGALAGALLAKGPVALAAPALFAAGSITGGRPRGRSILGFAAAAAIATALTAPWWLGRGSGTAAFLARENVGRFLRAREGHGGPFLYYVPVLVAGLFPWAGFAAGPRTAARRPDPRWEAWAWGIPVLFSFSATKLPHYVLPALPAFAMIASERLRESGEGARRTAAWVAAVTGVLLVGGAIAGTGRVEFPALLVPSIAALAVAAALALSLPSAARSTARFFTLAVLAAISIPLLLPAALEDGRALAVLGRAASRSRRPGEPAGGWRFDEVALDFYSGIAERRKWNDASVLGEAIAHSPSRSLLLWIRGRDAPPLARGGGIALAILASRANLVETGPQGEILLCRARFSAARR; the protein is encoded by the coding sequence ATGGCGCCCCGGCCCGCCGCGATCCGCTCCGGATTCCGGGCGGACCTCGCGACCGCGGCGCTCGCCCTGCTGATCCTCCTGCCGGGAGCTTCGCGGCCGTTCTGGAACCGCGACGAGGCGGACTACGCTGCGGTCGCCCGCGCGATGGCGCGGGGCGGATCGCTCGCCGCGCCGGCTCTCTTCGGGAAGTCCTTCGCGGAGAAGCCGCCGCTCGTCTTCTGGCTGACCGCGGGCTCCTTCCGCCTGTTCGGCGAATCGGAAGCGGCCGGACGGCTGCCCCACCTCGTCCTCGCGGCTCTCGCGGTCGCGCTCGTGCGTCGCCTCGCCGCGCGAACCGGCGCTCCCGATCGCGGTGGCGCGGCGGCCGCGGTGTTCGCCACCTCGCTTCTGTGGATCGTCTACGCGCGCCTCCTGCTGACGGAGGCGGCCCTTCTCTTCTTCGATCTGGCGGCGATCCACGCCCTCCTTTCGCTCTCGCGGAGATTCCGTCCCGCCGCGCTGGCGGGGGCCGCGGGGGCCCTGGCGGGCGCGCTCCTCGCGAAGGGGCCCGTTGCTCTGGCCGCGCCGGCGCTCTTCGCGGCGGGCTCGATTACGGGCGGGCGCCCGCGGGGGCGATCGATCCTCGGGTTCGCGGCTGCGGCCGCGATCGCCACGGCGTTGACCGCGCCGTGGTGGCTCGGCCGCGGCTCGGGAACGGCCGCATTCCTCGCACGGGAGAACGTCGGCCGCTTCCTCCGGGCACGGGAGGGGCACGGAGGCCCCTTCCTGTATTACGTGCCGGTGCTCGTCGCGGGACTCTTTCCTTGGGCCGGCTTCGCGGCGGGTCCGAGGACGGCCGCCCGGCGCCCCGACCCGCGGTGGGAGGCGTGGGCCTGGGGAATTCCCGTGTTGTTCTCCTTTTCCGCGACGAAGCTTCCGCACTACGTGCTGCCCGCGCTTCCGGCGTTCGCGATGATCGCCTCGGAGCGGCTCCGGGAGAGCGGGGAGGGGGCGCGGCGGACGGCGGCGTGGGTCGCCGCGGTCACGGGCGTGCTCCTCGTCGGAGGGGCGATCGCGGGGACGGGGCGAGTCGAGTTCCCCGCTCTCCTCGTCCCATCGATCGCGGCGCTCGCAGTCGCCGCGGCGCTCGCGCTCTCCCTCCCGTCGGCGGCCCGGTCGACGGCCCGCTTCTTCACGCTCGCGGTGCTGGCGGCGATCTCGATCCCCCTGCTCCTGCCGGCCGCCCTCGAAGACGGGCGAGCCCTCGCGGTTCTGGGCCGCGCCGCCTCGCGATCTCGGCGGCCGGGGGAACCCGCGGGTGGGTGGCGATTCGACGAGGTCGCGCTCGATTTCTATTCCGGAATCGCGGAGCGACGGAAGTGGAATGACGCCTCGGTGCTCGGCGAGGCGATCGCCCACAGCCCGTCCCGGAGCCTCCTCCTCTGGATTCGCGGCCGCGACGCGCCGCCGCTCGCCCGTGGCGGCGGGATCGCTCTCGCGATTCTCGCGTCGCGGGCGAACCTCGTGGAAACCGGACCGCAGGGGGAAATCCTGCTCTGCCGGGCGAGATTTTCCGCCGCTCGCCGCTGA
- a CDS encoding GNAT family N-acetyltransferase, translating into MFSIIPDGRAFSEFAILRDGETVRLRAALPEDVPAVDAFLRGVSRESLSMRFMGAVAEVPRPVIEAMCAGDPRENFSLLAVAGPAEGPRIAGLGSYAATGAGGRAEVAFLVHDDFQGRGISTLLLERLAGIAAANGFLGFEAEVLSENLAMINVFRDSGFEVVQAFDGAGVVHVEFPVAARESLRERVELRERVAAANSILPFFRPRSVAVIGASRDPAAIGSLIFRAILRGNFAGAVYPVNRQAASVHGVRAHPSVRDLPEPPDLAIIAVPAEGAVDAAREALATGCRALLVLTSGFAESGPDGAARQAELLEAVRSHGARLIGPNCLGLMNTDPEVRLNASLAPAMAPRGRIGFFSHSAALGIVILEYAAERGLGFSTFVSAGNRADVSGNDLLQFWEEDSSTGLALLYLETFGSARRFARIARRLAHRKPVLCVKSARSRAGRDVARAHIAAGTSGAAGQSDTNVDALFRQAGVIRADTIEEMFDVAALLANQPLPGGNRVGIVGNSGGVLTICADACDAEGLSVVGHAVVDLGAMAEVARYERAVEDAIAREDVDALIAIYACVGECDPRIVGRAIRRAALRAERRSGVAKPVLLCLMGAAGAVAFAGEGEAEGSPRPVFPSYRFPESAARALGKAVPYAAFRRRPAGRVSEFDGVDSAAARAAVAAALDAAGADSVTVDGLPAAEILRAFGLAADPGAPLPGAEATLSVSSDPSFGPLLRIEPRDRTAVVRITPLTDEDVREAAETSGLGRFAGAADLLGRASQMIEELPWISGMRAEIRRSGGEPGTLGLAGVAIDLQRSGSTPSASAPPVPAAEPAGR; encoded by the coding sequence ATGTTCTCGATCATTCCCGACGGAAGGGCCTTCTCGGAATTCGCGATCCTCCGCGACGGAGAGACGGTCCGGCTCCGGGCGGCCCTCCCCGAGGACGTTCCGGCGGTCGACGCGTTCCTCCGCGGCGTTTCCCGCGAGAGCCTCTCGATGCGCTTCATGGGCGCGGTCGCGGAGGTCCCGCGTCCGGTCATCGAGGCGATGTGCGCCGGCGATCCGCGGGAGAACTTCTCGCTCCTCGCCGTCGCGGGGCCGGCGGAGGGGCCGCGGATCGCGGGGCTCGGGAGCTACGCCGCGACGGGCGCCGGAGGGCGCGCCGAGGTCGCGTTCCTCGTCCACGACGATTTCCAGGGACGGGGGATCAGCACGCTCCTCCTCGAGCGGCTCGCCGGAATCGCCGCGGCGAACGGCTTTCTCGGATTCGAGGCCGAGGTGCTCTCCGAGAACCTCGCGATGATCAACGTGTTCCGCGATTCCGGCTTCGAGGTGGTCCAGGCGTTCGACGGGGCGGGAGTCGTGCACGTCGAGTTTCCGGTCGCCGCGCGCGAGTCGCTCCGGGAACGGGTCGAGCTCCGTGAGCGGGTCGCGGCGGCGAACTCGATCCTCCCGTTCTTCCGCCCCCGCTCGGTGGCGGTCATCGGCGCCTCGCGCGACCCGGCCGCGATCGGGAGCCTGATCTTCCGGGCGATCCTGAGAGGGAATTTCGCGGGGGCGGTCTATCCCGTGAACCGCCAGGCGGCGTCGGTCCACGGGGTGCGGGCGCACCCTTCCGTGCGCGATCTTCCGGAACCTCCGGATCTCGCGATCATCGCGGTCCCCGCCGAGGGCGCGGTCGACGCGGCGCGCGAGGCGCTCGCGACCGGATGCCGGGCGCTCCTCGTCCTGACGTCGGGGTTCGCCGAGTCCGGCCCCGACGGGGCGGCGCGGCAGGCCGAGCTCCTCGAGGCGGTCCGGTCGCACGGAGCGCGCCTGATCGGCCCCAACTGCCTGGGGTTGATGAACACCGACCCGGAGGTCCGCCTGAACGCGAGCCTCGCCCCGGCCATGGCGCCGCGAGGACGCATCGGATTCTTCTCCCACTCCGCCGCGCTCGGGATCGTCATCCTCGAGTACGCGGCGGAGCGCGGCCTCGGCTTCTCGACGTTCGTCTCGGCGGGCAACCGGGCCGACGTTTCGGGCAACGACCTCCTCCAGTTCTGGGAGGAGGACTCGTCGACCGGGCTCGCGCTCCTCTACCTCGAGACCTTCGGCAGCGCACGACGTTTCGCGCGGATCGCCCGCCGGCTCGCGCATCGCAAGCCCGTGCTCTGCGTCAAGAGCGCGCGGAGCCGCGCGGGACGGGACGTCGCGCGGGCCCACATCGCGGCCGGAACCTCCGGGGCGGCGGGACAGAGCGACACGAACGTGGACGCGCTCTTCCGGCAGGCCGGCGTCATCCGCGCCGACACGATCGAGGAGATGTTCGACGTCGCCGCGCTCCTCGCGAACCAGCCGCTCCCGGGCGGGAATCGGGTCGGCATCGTCGGGAATTCCGGCGGGGTGCTCACGATCTGCGCCGACGCGTGCGACGCGGAGGGGCTCTCCGTCGTGGGCCACGCGGTCGTCGATCTGGGAGCGATGGCCGAAGTCGCCCGGTACGAGCGGGCGGTGGAGGACGCGATCGCGCGCGAGGACGTGGACGCGCTGATCGCGATCTACGCGTGCGTCGGCGAGTGCGATCCCCGCATCGTCGGGAGGGCGATCCGCCGGGCGGCTCTGCGCGCGGAGCGCCGGAGCGGCGTCGCCAAGCCCGTCCTCCTCTGTCTCATGGGCGCCGCGGGCGCGGTCGCTTTCGCCGGCGAGGGAGAGGCGGAGGGGTCGCCCCGGCCCGTGTTCCCCTCGTATCGCTTTCCCGAATCGGCCGCGCGCGCTCTCGGAAAGGCGGTTCCGTACGCCGCGTTCCGGCGGCGTCCCGCCGGGCGGGTGAGCGAGTTCGACGGCGTCGATTCCGCGGCGGCGCGGGCCGCCGTCGCCGCCGCGCTGGACGCCGCGGGAGCGGACTCCGTGACCGTCGACGGGCTCCCCGCGGCCGAGATCCTCCGGGCGTTCGGGCTCGCCGCGGATCCCGGGGCGCCCCTGCCGGGAGCGGAGGCGACGCTCTCCGTCTCGTCCGATCCGAGCTTCGGCCCCCTCCTCCGGATCGAGCCGCGAGACCGAACGGCCGTCGTGCGGATCACGCCGCTGACCGACGAGGACGTCCGCGAGGCCGCGGAAACCTCCGGTCTCGGGAGATTCGCGGGCGCCGCCGATCTTCTCGGCCGGGCGTCGCAGATGATCGAGGAGCTCCCCTGGATCTCCGGCATGCGCGCGGAGATCCGGAGATCGGGCGGCGAGCCGGGGACCCTCGGTCTCGCCGGAGTCGCGATCGACCTCCAGCGATCCGGTTCGACCCCGTCCGCGTCCGCTCCTCCGGTTCCCGCCGCCGAGCCGGCGGGACGATAG
- a CDS encoding acetoin utilization protein AcuC — protein sequence MASVIYHPAYGSYAFGDRHPFSPVRVEMTLDLLERLGHPVAPVAPSPATREEVLVIHEDYYVRRVEALSRGEAVPDAARYGLGTADTPAFRGMDEAARWHVGGTLEAARAIVERGQKRVVQLGGGLHHAQRNFASGFCVYNDLAIAIRWLAEKGFWVAYVDIDVHHGDGVQQILYEDRRVMTISLHESGRFLFPGSGEVRDLGSGVGRGLKLNLPLEPFTEGESWLEVFDAVVPAALRHFRPGVIVVQAGADAHWADPLADLMLTTRDYEAVFRRLLALADELTAGRVLFTLGGGYAYGAAARIWATLCLLARDLPIPDVLPPGWVERWRGASGEELAPTLHDRELPAGAVPRRAEIAAANRRTAERLLDEARPYWL from the coding sequence ATGGCCTCGGTGATCTACCATCCCGCCTACGGCAGCTACGCGTTCGGAGACCGCCACCCCTTCAGCCCCGTCCGGGTCGAGATGACTCTCGACCTCCTCGAGCGGCTGGGGCATCCCGTCGCGCCCGTCGCGCCGTCGCCCGCGACGCGCGAGGAGGTGCTCGTCATCCACGAGGATTACTACGTTCGCCGGGTCGAGGCGCTCTCCCGGGGCGAGGCCGTCCCGGACGCGGCCCGATACGGACTCGGCACCGCCGACACCCCGGCGTTCCGCGGCATGGACGAAGCGGCGCGCTGGCACGTCGGCGGGACGCTCGAGGCGGCGCGGGCGATCGTCGAGAGGGGGCAGAAGCGCGTCGTGCAGCTCGGCGGCGGCCTCCACCACGCGCAGCGGAACTTCGCGTCCGGCTTCTGCGTCTACAACGACCTCGCGATCGCGATCCGGTGGCTCGCGGAAAAGGGCTTCTGGGTCGCCTACGTCGACATCGATGTGCATCACGGCGACGGCGTCCAGCAGATCCTCTACGAAGACCGCCGGGTGATGACGATCAGCCTCCACGAATCGGGGCGGTTCCTCTTTCCCGGGAGCGGCGAGGTGCGCGACCTCGGCTCCGGCGTGGGCCGCGGACTGAAGCTCAATCTCCCGCTCGAGCCGTTCACGGAAGGGGAGAGCTGGCTCGAGGTCTTCGACGCGGTCGTGCCCGCCGCGCTCCGGCACTTCCGGCCCGGAGTCATCGTCGTCCAGGCCGGCGCGGACGCGCACTGGGCCGACCCGCTGGCCGACCTGATGCTGACGACGCGCGACTACGAGGCGGTGTTCCGCCGCCTGCTCGCGCTCGCCGACGAGCTGACCGCGGGGCGCGTGCTCTTCACGCTGGGCGGGGGCTACGCGTACGGCGCGGCGGCCCGGATCTGGGCGACCCTCTGCCTCCTCGCGCGCGACCTCCCGATTCCCGACGTCCTCCCGCCGGGTTGGGTGGAGAGGTGGCGGGGCGCGTCGGGCGAGGAGCTCGCCCCGACCCTCCACGACCGCGAACTCCCCGCCGGCGCCGTTCCCCGGCGCGCGGAGATCGCCGCGGCGAATCGCCGGACGGCGGAAAGGCTCCTCGATGAGGCTCGCCCTTACTGGCTCTGA
- a CDS encoding CBS and ACT domain-containing protein, translating to MLVRDIMSSPVAAVPPEATLEDAYRMMREKEIRHLLVFDGERVVGVVTDRDLRLATSALAASPFAPGSRVSSVMVRAPVTASPDDPVEDAARAMRERKIGCLPVMEGERLLGIVTGIDLLDALLAMTGVHKPSGRLEVRLADAPGELARLTAFFAGRGVAVHSILTHPDAGESIRAVLRAGSIEIRPLAADLRREGFDVVWPPDKPWPR from the coding sequence ATGCTGGTGCGGGACATCATGAGCAGCCCGGTCGCCGCGGTTCCCCCCGAGGCCACGCTCGAGGACGCCTACCGGATGATGCGGGAAAAGGAGATCCGGCACCTCCTCGTCTTCGACGGAGAGCGGGTCGTCGGCGTCGTCACCGACCGGGATCTGAGGCTCGCGACGAGCGCCCTCGCGGCCTCGCCCTTCGCGCCCGGCAGCCGGGTCTCGTCGGTGATGGTCCGGGCGCCGGTGACCGCGTCGCCGGACGATCCCGTGGAGGACGCCGCCCGCGCCATGCGGGAAAGGAAGATCGGCTGCCTTCCCGTCATGGAGGGGGAACGGCTCCTCGGGATCGTGACGGGAATCGATCTCCTGGACGCGCTCCTCGCGATGACCGGGGTCCACAAGCCCTCGGGGAGGCTCGAGGTGCGGCTGGCGGACGCCCCGGGAGAGCTCGCGCGCCTGACGGCGTTCTTCGCGGGACGGGGGGTGGCCGTCCATTCGATCCTCACGCATCCCGACGCGGGGGAGAGCATCCGTGCGGTCCTGCGCGCCGGATCGATCGAGATCCGCCCGCTCGCGGCGGACCTGCGACGGGAGGGGTTCGACGTCGTCTGGCCGCCCGACAAACCATGGCCTCGGTGA
- a CDS encoding carbohydrate ABC transporter permease: MVGGLRARRSAATAVRWGTLATFAILLAFPFYWMLITAFKKTQDLYDLKNNPFIFNAPPTLEHVRYLFRETLFLRWLSNTALAGIGVVAITLLLATPAAYGLARLTGRWGERVGIGIFLTYLVPPTLLFIPLSRIVAGLGLQDSLWSIIVVYPSFTIPFSTWLLMGFFKSIPRELEDAAMVDGLTRFQTFVKLVIPISVSGILTVVIFSFTLVMQEFVYALTFISSASHQTVGVGVPIYLVRGDVFYWGSLMAACLIATLPIGILYNLFLDRFIAGFTVGSVK; this comes from the coding sequence ATGGTCGGCGGCCTTCGCGCGCGGCGGAGCGCCGCGACCGCCGTGCGCTGGGGGACCCTCGCCACGTTCGCGATCCTGCTGGCCTTCCCGTTCTACTGGATGCTGATCACGGCGTTCAAGAAGACGCAGGATCTGTACGACCTGAAGAACAACCCGTTCATCTTCAACGCGCCGCCGACCCTCGAGCACGTTCGGTACCTGTTCCGCGAGACGCTCTTCCTCCGCTGGCTGAGCAATACGGCACTCGCCGGCATCGGCGTGGTGGCGATCACCCTGCTCCTGGCGACCCCCGCGGCGTACGGCCTGGCGCGACTGACGGGGCGATGGGGGGAGCGGGTGGGGATCGGGATCTTCCTGACCTACCTCGTCCCGCCGACGCTGCTCTTCATTCCTCTTTCGCGGATCGTCGCGGGTCTGGGGCTCCAGGACTCCCTCTGGTCGATCATCGTCGTCTATCCGAGCTTCACGATTCCCTTCTCGACCTGGCTCCTGATGGGGTTCTTCAAGTCGATTCCTCGCGAGCTGGAGGATGCCGCGATGGTCGACGGGCTGACGCGGTTCCAGACGTTCGTGAAGCTCGTGATCCCGATCTCGGTCTCGGGAATCCTCACGGTCGTGATCTTCAGCTTCACGCTCGTCATGCAGGAATTCGTGTACGCGCTGACGTTCATCTCGTCGGCGTCGCACCAGACCGTCGGGGTCGGCGTTCCGATCTACCTCGTGCGCGGCGACGTCTTCTACTGGGGATCGCTCATGGCCGCGTGCCTCATCGCGACGCTGCCGATCGGGATCCTCTACAACCTCTTCCTCGATCGTTTCATCGCGGGCTTCACCGTCGGATCGGTCAAGTGA